In Schistocerca nitens isolate TAMUIC-IGC-003100 unplaced genomic scaffold, iqSchNite1.1 HiC_scaffold_137, whole genome shotgun sequence, the following are encoded in one genomic region:
- the LOC126219068 gene encoding uncharacterized protein LOC126219068: MHVRQHRYPYTRPPIAHSRSVFNIINGAPAARRGRSHDAAATFAPTHSRTAKQLADPPTQHSRQTKTTAAAATKQNKHLAPSVRQKTNGQAHRPLLTTTTQRHAAPFPPLSIHSARDPVVDDDTRRARFPQPTPFRHYARLHPTPVATALLHALSPPPPPPPPPPPPLSPFPYTTTQPKTHSRPKHNNMARASAHTPNQSPSTQPHARHGKTGVLPRCHQSSTNNHTGGTTNNCRPAGNHQTHIPARHHTPLGSRFAKT, from the coding sequence atgcacgtacgacaacaccgctacccgtacacaaggcctcccattgcacacagccgctctgtgttcaacatcatcaatggcgcgcccgcggctcgtcgcggtcgcagccatgacgccgccgccacttttgcaccaacacattcacgcaccgcaaaacagctcgccgacccaccgacacagcacagccgacaaacaaaaacaaccgcggcggcggcaacaaaacaaaacaaacacctcgcaccaagcgtccgacagaaaacaaacggacaggcacacaggcctctgctaacgaccacgacacagcggcacgctgcccctttcccgccactctcgattcacagcgcacgcgaccccgtcgtcgacgacgacacgcgacgggctcgcttcccgcaacctacacctttccgccactacgcacggctccacccgacgcccgtcgcaacggcactactgcacgcactatcacccccgccgccgccgccgccgccgccgcctcctcctctctcccccttcccgtacacaacaacacagccaaaaacacactcacgacccaaacataacaacatggcacgtgcatcggcgcacacccccaaccagtcaccgtcgacacaaccacacgcaaggcacggaaaaaccggcgtccttccacgttgccatcaaagcagcacaaacaaccacacaggaggaaccaccaacaactgccggccggccggcaaccaccaaacgcacattcccgctcgccaccacacacctctcggcagccgtttcgcaaagacatga